GATTAAGGAGGCTATGGAAAAGGTTCAGGCAGAAAAAGCTACGAAGGCGAGAAAGCCCTCGAAGAAGTAAGTGGCCACGGTATATTTATCAGCATTGAAACTAACGTCCATAGCACTAACCATCTTTTGCTTATCCCTGTACGGATGTGTCAACCAAGACCCCATTCCTCCAGAGGTCAAACTCGCCGAGGCGCAAGAATTCAACCTCTGGAGGACCGGAGCCCACCTTTATCTTGCGGAGCAGTTTGCCCGTTATAAAGAAGACCTGAATAAGGCAAAAATTGATCTCCTAAGAATCAATTCTCAGTTCAGATGGTTTAGGGATTACAAACCAGTTCGGACTGAATTTGTCCAGTTGCTCAAACAAGGCGATGGATTGCTCAAAAACCTTGAAATCGAAAAGCATAGGAAAGCCCTAATCGTAGCTGATCGTATGAACAGCTTACGAGAGAGGATCCATCACTTGGATAAAGTAACCCTCATGTTGAACGAAGGAAGGGTTTCAAGGGGCAGCCTCACAAAAGCAGGGGTGATCCTAAATGAGGTGCGCGCATTATACGAAGAGAACCAGTATATTGCTTCGGAGGAAAAATTAAAGGGTGTAGAGAATTATCTCATCGATGCCGAAAAGGCGATCACACCTGTCCTAACCCGTTATCATGACACAAAACAGATAATGAGATGGAAGAAGTGGGCGGAGGAGACGATCGAGGAATCAAGGGAAAAAAGGATC
This genomic stretch from Deltaproteobacteria bacterium harbors:
- a CDS encoding L,D-transpeptidase translates to MATVYLSALKLTSIALTIFCLSLYGCVNQDPIPPEVKLAEAQEFNLWRTGAHLYLAEQFARYKEDLNKAKIDLLRINSQFRWFRDYKPVRTEFVQLLKQGDGLLKNLEIEKHRKALIVADRMNSLRERIHHLDKVTLMLNEGRVSRGSLTKAGVILNEVRALYEENQYIASEEKLKGVENYLIDAEKAITPVLTRYHDTKQIMRWKKWAEETIEESREKRIHAILIIKADRKLLLYKNGELLKTYRVGLGRSGWSDKRHARDDATPEGKYKIIRKNPRSRYYKALLINYPNEEDRREFNRAKKRGLLPKTVSIGGSIEIHGGGNAGMTYGCISLDNRHIEEIYNTVESGTPITIVGAVDGRNSISSALTIIQNEHEQKETP